GCCTTGGCCCGCGTTGGTGGAGAAGTGCTATCGGACCCTCGACCGTGACCGAGTGGAGTTCCACGACACCACGGGAAGGTGCTCGGTCGCCTCAGCGGATGCCGCGACCGTGGGACTTGGGTTCTGCGTGCTGGCGGCCCCTGAGATTGCCGTGGGCGCCGTGATCGCGCTTGGCGTGGTGGTGGTCGGTGTCGCCATCAAGGAAGCGATTGATGCCTATGAGTTCCGCCATGCCTCCCCTGAGGAAGCAGGAGCCTCACGAGGAACGAAGGTGGCCTCCCGGGAAACCGAAGCGCAACGCAAGCCCAGGCTGAAGCCCGAGCCAGGGGGGCAGGACTGGCAGCCCCCGGTGCCGCCCGTGCCCGTGGGCCGGACGGGACGCGCCAGCTGTGAACCTGTTCCGGTGCCCCATGCGGGCGAGGACGACCCACATAATGAATGTGCCGACAAGTTCCCACCCAACCGTTACCCCGGGATGGACGTGCTCGTTGGCGGAGTGCGCTTCGATGCGCTGCAAGTTGGCGTGCGCAAGCTGTGGGAGATCAAGACCCATCGATTCGACACGTACCCTGGCTTCATCCGGCGGCGGGAGATTGAGAGGGAGTTGGAGCAAATACAAAAGGAGCGAGCTGCTGCTGCGGCATGTGGATATGACTTCGTCATTGGGGTGAGCACCCAGGAGCACAAGGACGCGCTTATCGAAGTGGACTTCTCTCTGGATGTCGTCGTCACGGGGTGCGAACGATGACCAGGCGTAAAGCCCTCTCCCTCATTGTTTATGCGCCTCCGCTTGTCAGCAGGGATGGCCGCACGCTCGCCGTCGTCCATGGGATGGAGAAGGCGCTTCCCGGCCTGCGACTGGAGTGGGAAGTCGGCAAGGGAGTGCGACCCACCGTATTGTCGCAGCGCGACGCATGGCTCGCGGAAAGGACGCAGGACGGGAGATTCCCTCTGCTGTGCAACGGGGACGCGCGTTACCCCGTGACGGTGAACGGGAGGGGAAGACCTGGACTCCTCAGCCCAGGCGGTCAGTCCCTGTCTGAAGTGCATGCGGAACTGCCACTGGATGAGGCCGTGCTCGCGGCAGCGGCGGCTTTGCTTGAGGGCATGTCTGAGGGGGCGTGCTCGTTCTGGGGACATGCGTCGCCGTATGGCTACGGTTCGGAAGTCGCGCCGCAGTTTCGCCGATCGCCTCATGGGCCCGAGTTGGCACCCCGTGGGCTTCCCATGATCAGCCTGCCAGAAAAGCTCACCGCGCCTGAGATCCCCTGGTTCCTCGGGTGGCTGAACTATTGGTCTGCCGCTGCCGCGCGGGCCATCGGGTTCCCGGAACCGACCCGTGACGCCGAACTGCTTTCACGGGCTCGGCGCACGGCATCGGGCGGCTGGATCGTGCAGCTCACCGATGCGCCGCTCGACCTGGACAACCCCGCCCACCTGGACACGCTCAAGCGGACCTACGAGCGGTTCCCCGAGATTGGCGGACGTGCAGCGCCTTGACCCGATTCAGGACATGGCGGAGCGTTCCTCTGCGTATGACGTGCCGGCCCATCCGCCCGCTGAACGCCCACGAGGAACTGGCCGCCGCCACGCCGGACGAGCTCCAGCCGGACCTGGAGCGGCTGCTGCACCACCTTCCGCCGCTCGTCTGACAGCGTGGCTCAGTGGGGCTGAACTGGAGGGGGGAACACCTCCCCGCCGCGTCCTCTCGACCCCCCTCAGGGCCAGCGGAACACAACGTGCCCCACTCCCCGATTGCGCGCCTTCACCTTGCCATCCTTGAACTCAGCGACTGCCCCCTCAACGACGAAGCAAATTGGATAATCGGCCTGCCCCGGCAGTCTCACGCGGTCATACCGCACGACGAGCGCGGGCCCATCCGCACGCCCCATCTTGTCGGAGAGATAGTACGCCTTGCCGTAGAAGCGTGTTCCAGCAGGGGCGACCGCCTCCTGCCGGTCATCTCCGACGCCTGTCGGGGCCACTCCCACCACTTCCGAGCCAGCGGTGAACCACACATTCGCATCCCCCTTCTGGCGGTCGTCGAGTTGGATGAGGAAGGTCTGGTTCCACTGCCAATGGAGCTGCTTCTCCATTGCTTCTTTCGCCCCGTCCGGGCAGCTGAAGGACTCGGGCCGGATTTGAGCTCCCGGACAACCCGCCGCCAGCGCCGCGACGAGCGACAACGACGCGCACTCCATGGCGGCGATGGCCTTCTTCGGCATGCGGGGGGGGTGTCCTTGGGTTGGGACTTCGGGGGCGCGGGTCTTCAAGGCGGATCCTTCCTTCGGAGCAACGGCGATTGACGGCCCCGGGGCGGTCACGCGTGAGGGGCTGGGGATGGACATAGCAGGAGGGATTGTCTCGGACGGTGCGGAGTGGAGAGTGACGGGAGGGCGCGGGCCCGCGGCGACGTGAGGCCCGGCAGAACCCCCGGCGAAATTCCAGACGAGCGCGGCGAGGACAATCGCGACGATGCCGGCGAGGAGCGCACGCCATTGGCCCTGGCCTGGGTTGCGCTCAGCCCGGGCGACGTGCCGCTTGAGCGATGGGAGAGGGGTGGGCCTCGCCGGCGTCTCCGGGCGCGGCCCGCCATGGCGCTGCTCCGATGGCGGATGGACTGGCACGTCGTAGTCGGAGGAAGGGGCGGCTCGGAGCTCGGCCAGTTCACGGCGCAGCGCCTCGGTGTCGACCGGACGCTTCCTGGGGTCTCGGGCCAGGATGCTCTCAACGAGGTCGCTCAGTTCCTCGGGGACTCGCGCATTCGCCAGGCGGGGCGACGGTGGAGGCATGGCCGCATTGTTCAAGTCGAAGCGCGGACGGAACTCCGTGGGTCGCGGGTCCGTCAGCAGCTCATGGAGCATGACGCCGACCGCGAAGATTTCGTCGGCGACCTGGAAGGCGTAGCGGGCCCGCCGCTCGTCCTTGTGTTCGCGCAGGAACTTGAACTGCTCGGGCGCGCGGTAGCGGTCTGTGCCCGGAGGGAGGCCCCCGTCCGTCAGGTCTTCCGCGAGGGTGTAGGTCGCGCAGCTGAAATCGATGAGGACAGGCTCGCCGTCGTTCTGGCGGATGAGCACGTTGGACAGCTTCAGGTCCCGATGCAGGATGCCCCGGCCGTGCATGTATGCCAGCGCACCGGTGAGCTTCTCGAAGACGCCGAGGACTTCGCGGACCGTCGGGTGCTTGCGTTCGGCCCACTCCGCGAGCGTCCAGCCCTCCACGTAGTCGAGCGCGAGGTACAGGTTGCCGCTCTCCGCGACGCCATGCCCTTGCGGCCGGACGATGTTCGGATGGTCCAGCATGAGCAGCGCCGTCAACTCCCGCAGCGTCCGCGCATGGGTCTGCTTGAGGTCGCCGCTGGACTCCCGGTGCTGGGCCACCTTGATGGCGCGTTGCCTGCCGTTCTTTTCGCCCAGGAAGACGAACGCGAAGCCTCCGTCTCCGAGTTCCTTGGCCACCTGCCATCCATCAATGAACGAACCCGGAGGCAGCTTGATCATTGCCGCGTTCATCGGGCATCCCCTGCGGCGGGCCGCGGAAAGCGCACGCCCGGAATCGTGAGTCGACGTCCCTCCTCCCCGAGCACCTCCAGGGTGAAGACAAGGTTTGCGTCCGTGGCTGTCACTTCCACGGCCGCCAGGAAGTGCCTGGCCTCCCCAGGCGGAATCGGTCCCGGCTTCATTGCGACGAGCCGCGCTCGCAGGGGCGTACCGCTCATCCCTACGAATGTCGCCTCTCGGGGTGTCCATGCGGGCTGCTCAAGGCTGTTCGAGATCGTCACGTCCGCCAGAATCCATGTCGTGCCTCGAAAGGCCACGAGCGATTCAAAGGAAAGACCCTGCATCGCCTCCAGCGAGCCCTTTCTTCTGGACGTTGAGATGCCCTTGTCGTCCAGGTAGCCGAGCCGCACGAAGTCTTCCGGCTTCGGCGCCGGGGCTTGCGCGGTGGGTTGGCAGGGTTCGTTCGGTGGCGCCGGACGCTGAACGTCGATCCGCGAGTCCACTTCGGCAGGGTCGGTGACGAGCCTGAAGGCGGCCCGGGCGGGTGCTCGGCCATCTTCGAAGAAGACGCCGAGTTCCTGACGCTCGCCATCGCCAAGGTTGGCCACGGGCTGGATGATGACGGAGCGCTCGCCGGTATCCAGGACGCGGATCCGTGACTCGTCGAAGGTCAGGGTCTTCTTCTGGATCGGCGAGGGAAAGAACAGCAGTGTCATGGTGTCCCGCGCAACGCGGACGACGGGCAGCGGCTCCGCGGGCGTGCTGGCGAGGGGCACGGAGCGCTGACGCTCAACGCGCGTCCTCTCGGTCGGCTGGGCCTGCGCGGATGTTCCCCACGCGAGCGTAAGCGCCAGGGGAAGAGCCAATCTCAAGGGTTGGAGCAATGGTGCGTGACCTCCCGGATGGGCACGTTACCATCGCGATTGCTCACGCAGCTGGGCTCTTTCCAGCAGCTGAAACCGCGTTCCAAGCCCTTGAGAGCCAGGCGCCACTCAGTGCTGCGAGCGCGGGTGCAGCGCCTGCACCTGGCGCACCTGCTGGCGGCTGTTGAGCGGCAGGGCCGGCAGCGTGAGCTGATCCAACTCCCGCGGACCGATGACCTGCACCACGTCCTTGCGGAAGAGCAGGTCCAGCGTCCAGCCCATGGCCACGCGCACCTTCGTCTCCAGCCTGGGCAGCTTGAACAGGTAGATGGTGCGCCAGAGCACCCACGCGAAGGTGCCGGAGAACTTCAGCCCCAGGATGCGCGCCACGCCCGAGCGCTGGCCAATCGTGGCCAGCTGCCCCAGCATCTTGTAGCGGAACACCTTCCCCGGCCGGCCCTTCAGCGCCGCGCACACGTTGCGCGCCACCGCCACGCCCTGGCGGAGCGCGTGCTGCGCGGTGGGAGGACAGGGCTTGCCTCCGTTGGTGATGTCCGGCACCGACGCGCAGTCGCCCAGCGCCCACACGCCCGGGAAGCCGGGCACCTCCATGCGCTCGTTCACCTTGAGCCGCCCGCGCTCCTTCTCGCACGGCAGCGTCGACAGCAGGGACGGCGGCGTGACGCCCGCGGTCCACACCACCGTCTTGGTGGGCACCACCGTGCCGTCCGGCAGCTCCACGCCCGCCGCCGTCACGTCCTTCACGTGGACGCCGGTGCGCACCTCGATGCCGTGCTCGATGAGCTTCTTGCGCGTGTACGCGCCCAGGTCCTCGCCCAGCTCCGGCAGCACCTCCTTGCCGCCGTGCACCAGCATCACGCGCACGTTGGCGTGCTGGATGTTGGGATAGAAGGGCAGGGCGCCATGGATGAAGTCGTTGATGGCGCCCGCCGTCTCCACGCCGGCGAAGCCGCCGCCCACCACCACGAAGGTGACGATGGCGTTGCGCGCGCCCGTGGTGACGCAGTCCGTGTCCGCCTCCTCCAGCCGGTCCACCAGGCAGTTGCGCAGGAGCATCGCGTCGCCCAGCGTCTTCATGGTCAGCGTGTAGTCGCGTGGGCCCGGCTTGCCGAAGAAGTTCGTCTCCGAGCCCATGGCCATCACCATGTAGTCGTACTCCAGCGTGTGGCTGTGGCCGTCCAGCCCGCCGTGCGCCACCGTGACCCGCTTCGACTCCAGGTCCAGCCCGCTGACGTCGCCCTCCACGAACGTCAGGCGCGGCAACAGCTTGCGCAGCGAGATGACGATGGCGGTCGCGTTCAGGTCGCTCGCCGCCACCTCGTGGAGCATGGGCGTGAAGAGGAAGAAGTTGTCACGGCTGACGAGCGTCACCTCCACGTCGTCCCGCTTCCCCAGCTGCCGCTCCAGGTGCAGCGCCGCGTACATGCCGGCGAAGCCGCCTCCCAGGATGAGCACCCGCTTGCGCGACGGCGGCGCGTCCACGCAGAGCCCTTCCGACTTCTGGTCCGCCCCCATGCCCGCCTCCTCACGGCGCGAAGAACACTTGCCCTCAATCTCGGGGCGCTCCTCCGCATCCGCATCCCGGGCCGGCGGGGGCCTGTCCGCCCGCTCGCCTCAGGGGTGGTTCGGGTGCATCCGGTGCCGCCAGGTCGTGCGCTGGGATGTGTAGCGGGGGTTCTCGAAGAGCTTGATCAGCACCATGCCCGCCACGAACCCGCCGATGTGCGCCCACACGGCGACGCCGCCGGACACCTCCGGCCTCAGCGTCATCAACTGCGGCAGGCCGGTGATGACCTGGAGCACGAACCACCACACCAGCACGGCCCACGCGGGGATGGGGAAGACGCGGATGAGGATGAAGATGATGAACAGCATGTTCACGCGCACGCGCGGGTAGAGCACCAGGTACGCGCCCAGCACCCCCGCGATGGCGCCGGACGCGCCCACCGTGGGCACCGGCGACGTGGGGTCCACCGCCACGTGCGCCGCCGCCGCCACCAGCCCGCACACCAGGTAGAAGACGAGGAAGCGCAGGCGCCCCATGCTGTCCTCGATGTTGTTTCCGAAGACCCAGAAGAACAGCACGTTGCCCAGGATGTGCCCCCAACTGCCGTGCAGGAACATGGACGTGAGCGGCGTGAGGCGGTTGATGGCCTCGTTGTCCACCACGCACGCGAGCCCGTCCCCCAGCGGCACCGCCTGCCCCAGCGGCGCGCGGCCGGTGAGCTCCCCGGGCACCAGGCCCAGCTCGCAGATGCTGGTGGCCAGCCGCACCATGTTGAAGCCCGCGCCCTGGAAGAACACCCAGGTGAGGCCGATGGCCGCGAGCAGGAGGTACGTCATCACTGGGGTGCGCAGGGTCGGGTTGTCGTCGCTGATGGGAATCATGTCCGCCCACCAGCATGACCCCGCCACCGGCCCCCCGGACGGCCTCGTGCTCACGGATGTGCGGCGCCGGACGCATCACCGGAAGGCGGCCGGGCTCTATGCCAAATGAAGGTTGCCTGATGGAGGTGACCCTCTCCCGGAAGGGCCCGGACTTGGCTTCCAGGCCCGCCCCGGGCGAAATTCCGCAACCGCCTTCTCTTTCATGGAGTCCGGAGCAATGAATCCCTCGAAATCGTCCCGCGCCTCGGCGCTGTTCGTGGTGTCCGTCCTCGCCCTCGCCTTCAGCAGCGGCTGCGCCGCGCGCCGCCAGCAGTCGTACCTGGAGGACAAGGCCATGGGGCACGTCTACCGCAAGCCCATCGCGGAGGTGTGGCCGGAGGCCCTGGCCCTGATCAAGGAGAAGGGCTTCTCCGTGACGAACACCCAGACCGGCTTCGAGACCACGACGGAGTGGCTGATGACCAGCGCGCCCTCCTCGCTGGGCACCTCCTACGCGCGCTACCTGATTCGCGGCTTCGAGCGCGGGCCCGGCCAGTGCGCCGTGGAGTTCCGCCGCCAGGACCGCTCCGAGTCCCGGGCCGCCGACAGCACCGACGGCCGCGCCAAGGAGACGGGGGAGTCCTCGGTGGGCGCGGGCGCCTCCCAGATGCGGCGCGACTCCGAGCTGGAGTGGGAGCTGCTCCAGAAGGTGGACCCGGACGCCGCCTCCGCCCTCAAGGCCGAGGCGAAGAAGATCGAGTAGTCACGCCGTTCCAGGCTGCCGCCGCGTCAGTCGCGCAGCGGCAGCTCCACGGTGAGGCCATCGAAGGCCACCTCCACCGGCCCCTTGAACGCCTCACGCGCCTGCGTGAGCAGCCGTCCGGGGTCGGTGTCGTGGCGGCTGGACAGGTGGGTGAGGATGAGCCGCTTCGCCCCCGCGTCCCGCGCCACCTGCGCCGCCTCCCGCGCGGTGGAGTGCCGCGTCTCCAGCGCGCGCGCCTGCTCGTCGTCGGAGAAGGTGGACTCGTGCACCAGCAGGTCCGCGTCCTTCGCCGCCTGCACCAGCGACGGGCACGGCCGCGTGTCTCCGGAAATCACCAGCCGCCGCCCGGACCGGGACTCGCCCAGCACGTCCTCCGGCTTCACCACGCGCCCGTCCGGCAGCGTGACGGACTCACCCTTCTGCAGCTTGCCGAAGGACGGCCCCTCCGGCACGCCCAGCTCCCGCGCCTTCTCCAGGTGGAACCGCCCCGGACGGCTGTCCTCCGCCAGCACGTAGCCCAGCGCGTGGATGCGGTGGTCCACGCCCACCGCCTGCACGGTGTAGCCATTGCGGCGCACCGTGTCCCCGTCCTTCAGTTCGTGGATTTCGATCGGGAAGGCCAGCGACTCCAGCCCCAGGTGCACGGCCTGATGCAAGAGCCGCCGCGCCGGAGGAGGCCCATACAGGTGCATGGGCGCGGTGCGGCCCATCATCCCCAGCGTGCGCAGGAACCCGATGATTCCCAGGTAGTGGTCGGCGTGGAAGTGCGTGAAGAACGCCGCGTCCACGGTGAAGCCCGTGCCGAAGCGCACCATCTGCCGCTGGGTGCCCTCGCCACAGTCGAACAGGAGCAGGTCCGCGTGCGCCTTCACCGCCAGGCCGGAGAGGCCGCGATGCAGCGTGGGCTGCGCGGCGGAGGTGCCGAGGAAGGTGAGCCTCAGTAGGGACATGCCAGCGCTTCCCACGTCGAGAGTGGCCTCCTCGCACGCGCGGAGTCTGCCTGCGCGCGCGCGTTCCCGGGGCATTTACCAGGGTGCGAGGGGGCGTGCTATGCAGCCGGCCCTTTCGGACCCGCCCCCATGCCTGATTCCCTGACGGTCGGCCCCACGGCCGACCCCCGCCGAGTGAAAGCCCAGGACGGCCGCCTGCTCACCGTCCCTGACGGCTGGGCCCTCCTCCCCCCCGGCGACGCCGGCCTCACCCGCCGCGTGAAGGCCGCCGGCCCCTCCTGGACCGTGGTGGAGAAGGTGGGCCGCAAGCTCTTCTCCCGGGGCGTGTGGGCGCCGGAGGCCCACATCGTCCACGCCAAGGCCGCCCTGGAGGACGAGCGCGCCACCCCCGCCTACGCGAAGAAGCTGGCCCAGGGCCGCGAGCGCCGCGCGAAGGAGCAGGCCGAGTACGAGGTCGACTTCGCCAACGCCGTCCTGCGCTTCCTCGCCTTCAGCCCCGCGTGGCTCCCCCACGCCAAGCGCCTGGCCGTGATGGTCGCAGGCCACGCCACCCCCGTGGGCAGCGGCACCGTGGCCCGCACGGAGCGCATCCCCATTGAAAGGCGCGCGGAGGCCGCCGTCATCGCCTGGATGCGCCACCAGACCACCAGCTACGACGACATGCGCATCGCCCGCGTGAAGGGCGCCCGCCGCGAGGTGCGCCGCGAACTGGCGGAGGTGTCCCGCGCCATCCTGGACCTGCACCGCCGGGACGCCCCCCACGCCCCGCCCGGGTGTCCGCTCTGCTCCGCCCTCCTGCGCCCTCCGCCGACACGCCCCTCGGATTCCTGACCCGGCGTTCAGCAACGACTGTTTTATTTCTGACCGGCGGGTTAGGAATGCGTCCGCCATGCCCCGCCACGCCGACCCCAAAGCCCGCAGCGCGCTCATCGCGTCCGCGCGGGTGGAGTTCGCGAAGCGGGGCGTGAAGGGCGCGCGCATCAGCGACATCACCGCCGCCAGCGGCCTGTCCAAGGGCGCCTTCTACCTGCACTTCCCCTCGAAGGAGGCCCTCTTCGCGGCGCTGGTGGAGGGCTTCCTGGAGGCGCTGGAGGTGCTGGCCACGAAGCGCATGTCCTGCATGGAGCGCTTCCGCGCGGACCACGGCGGGCTGCCGGGCCCCGGGGACGTGGCCGCGCGCTCGGAGCGCTATGTCGACTTCCTGCGCGTGGAGGCCGCGCTGGACGTGGAGATGCTGGAGCTCATGTGGGAGCAGCGGGAGCTGGTCACCGCGCTCATCGTGGGCAGCCAGGGCACCGCCTTCGAGTCCGTCATGTGGGACGTGGTGGACCGCGAGGTGGAGCGCATCGCCCGGGAGTTCCACCACCTGCGCGGCCAGCAGCCGGACACCCCGGACGTGGACCCCAGCCTCTTCGGCTCCTTCGTCGTGGGCACCTACCTGCTCTTGGCCCGGCGCATGGGCCGGCTGACGCAGAAGCCGGACCTGGCCGCCTGGGCCGTGGGCCTCCAGCGTCTGATGCACGAAGGCTCGCTGCCCCGCGAGGCCGTGCCCGCGACGCCCGCCGCCGTCGCGCGTCCCTCTTCACCGCCTTCCACGCGCCGGTGCCACGCCCGCGCGGACCACCCGCACCGCCCGCCAAGGAAACGCCCGTGAAACCGTCCACGAAGCCCTCCGCCTCCCGCGCCCTCACCGCCCTGGGGATGGCCGCCGCGCTCTCGCTCTCCGGTTGCGACAAGGCGGATGCCGCGTCCTCGGCGCCCGCCGCGGCCGCGGGCCAGGAGAAGCCGGCGCCGGCCGTGAAGGTCGTCTCCGCGCGCGGCGTGCAGGCCTCGCAGTCGGAGGAGGTGACGGGCACGCTGTACCCCGCCCAGGGCCTCCAGGTCGGCTTCGAGGTGGGCGGCCGCCTGGAGGCGGTGCGCATCCACAAGGGCCAGGCCGTGAAGAAGGGCGACACGCTCGCCCAGCTCAACTCCGAAATCGCGGACGCGCAGGTGGCCGGCGCGGAGGCCGCCGTCGCCGCCGCGGAGGCCGCCGCCTCCATGGCGAAGGACGCGGCCGAGCGCACGGAAAAGCTCAGCACCGGCGGTGGCGTCAGCGACCAGCAGCACAAGAACGCCGTGGCCGCCGCCGCGCAGGCCCAGGCGCAGGTGATGGCCGCGAAGGCGCAGCTGGCGCAGGCCCGCGCGTCGCGCCGCCGGCACGACCTGAAGGCGCCCTTCGCGGGCACGCTGATCGAGTCCCCGGACCAGACGGGCGCCACGGTGGGGCCGGGCTCGCCCCTGTTCACGCTGGAGCAGCTGGACACGCTCATCTTCCGCACCACCGTGGCGGAAGGGGCGCGCGCGCTGCTCAAGCCCGGCACGAAGGTGCGCGTGGCGGCGCTGGGCAACGGCGCGTCCACCGACGAGGCCGTGGTGCGCACCATCCTGCCCTCCGCGGACCCCACCACCCGCCGCATCCCGGTGGAGATCGCCGTGCCCAACGCGGACGGCCGCTTCGTGGCCCACACCCTGGCGCGCGCCATGCTGAAGCTGGGCGAGACGCAGGAAGCGCAGCTGCTGCCCACGACGGCGCTGTCCTCCTCCAACGGGGACCACGTCCTCGTCGTCAGCGACGGCGCCCTCCAGCGCGTGGACGTGCAGGTGTTGGAGCGCCGCGACCGCGAGGTGGTGGTGCGCGCCGCCGCCGTCCTCCAGCAGGTGGTGGACTACCCCACGCCCTCGCTGACCCCCGGCACCCGCGTCTCCGTGAAGTAGCCGCAAGCCGCCCCTTTTCGCCGAGTGCGTGAGCTCTTCCCATGATTCTCAGTGACGTTTCCATCCGGCGGCCGGTGTTCACGGCCATGGTGTCCCTGCTGCTCATCGTGCTGGGCGTGATGGGCCTCAAGCGCCTGGGCACCGACCTCTACCCGGACGTCAGCTTCCCCGTGGTCGTGGTCAACACCCTCTACAAGGGCGCGGGACCGGGCGAAATCGAGACCCAGGTCATCAAGCCCCTGGAGGACGCGGTCGCCGGCATCAGCGGCGTGGATAAAATCCACTCCTTCAGCCGTGAGAACGTGGGCACCGTGGTGGTGTCCTTCACGCTGGGCACCGCCCTGGACACCGCCGTGCAGGACGTGCGCGACAAGGTGGGCCAGGCGGTCAACAAGCTGCCCACGGACGCGGACGCGCCCATCGTCAGCCGCGTGGACCTGTCCGCCGCGCCCATCCTCACCTACGCCATCTCCGCGGACATGAAGTCCCAGGCGCTGCGCAAGCTGTTGGATGACCGCATCAAGCCCGCGCTCGCGCAGCTGGCCGGCGTGGCGGAGGTGCGCATCACCGGCGGCGACACGCGTGAAGTCCAGGTCGACATTGATTTGGACAAGGCCCGCGCGGTGGGCATCGCGCCGTCGCAGGTGTCCCAGCGCATCGCCATGGAGAACCTCAACCTGCCCGCGGGCCGTCTGCAGTTGGGGCCCAACGAGCTGACCGTGCGCGCCATGGGCGAGTTCCGCACCGTGGAGGAGTTGAAGAAGCTGCCCATCGCCCGCAGCACCACCGGCGCGCAGGTGCGCCTGGAGGAGGTCGCCACCGTCACGGACGGCGTCGCCGAGCGCCGCACCACCGCGCGCCTCAACGCCCGCGACGCCGTGGTGCTGGAGATCGTGAAGCAGCCGGGCTCCAACACCGTGAGCGTCAGCGACGCGGTGAAGAAGACGCTCGCGGACATGACGCCGGTGGTGGGGCAGGGCTTCCAGGCCACGCTGCTCATCGACCAGTCGGACCTCATCCGCGCCAACACCCACGAGGTGTGGATCGCCCTCATCTTCGGCGGCCTGATGGCGGTCCTCATCATCCTGATGTTCCTCTTGGACCCGCGCGGCACGTTCATCTCCGCGCTCGCGCTGCCTACGTCCGTCATCGGCACGTTCTTCGTGATGTATGTGTTGGGTTACTCGCTCAACCAGATGACGCTCCTGTCACTGTCGTTGGCCATCGGTCTGCTCATCGACGACGCGGTGGTGGTGCGTGAGGCCATCACCCACCGGCTGGAGCAGGGCGAGGACCCGATGAGCGCCGCGTACCACGGCACCAAGGACGTGGGTCTGGCGGTGCTCGCGACGACGCTGGCCCTGGTGGCGGTGTTCATCCCCGTGGCCTTCATGCCCGGCATCGTGGGCCAGTTCTTCAAGCAGTTCGGCATCACCATCTCCGTGGCGGTGCTCATCTCGCTGTTCATCTCCTTCACGCTGGACCCCATGCTGTCCGCGCGCTTCGCCAAGGCGCACACGCCGGGGGCGCAGCGGAACGAACCCGCCGTCTTCCGCGCGCTGCGCCGCTTCCTGGAGGCCACGGAGTCCACCTACGCCCGCATCCTGGGCTGGGTGCTGCGCCACAAGTGGACCACCGCCGGCCTCACCGTGCTGGCGCTGTTCCTGTCCTTCGGCGCCGCCAGCCGCCTGGGCGTGGAGTTCATGAGCGCGGAGGACCGCTCGCAGCTCATCGTCGAGCTGCAACTGCCGGACTCCTCCAGCCTGGCTCAAACGACGGAGCGCGCCGCGGAGGCGGAGGTGCTGCTCAAGAAGATTCCGGAGGTCACGGACATCTACACGACCGTCGGTCCCAACGGAGACGTCTACAAGGCGCGCCTGCGCGTGCTCACCGTGGGCAAGGACCAGCGCACGAAGAGCATCCCCGTCATCAAGGAGGAGGCCCGCGCGCTGCTGGTGCCCAACCTGGTCTCCACCGCCATCACCCTGTCGGACCCGCCGTCCATCGAAGGCCTGGGGGACTGGTTCCCCATCATGGTGCGCGTGGTGGGCCCGGACCTGAAGCGCGTCAACGAGGAGGCCGAGCGCGTGGCCAGCATCCTGCGCACCTTGGGCACCTCCGACGTGCGCGTGGACTCCAACCCGGCCAAGCCGGAGCTGCAGATTCAAATCGACCGCGCGCGCGCCGCGGACATGGACCTGTCCGCCGGGGCGCTCGCCTCGCAGCTGCGGCTGGCCATCGACGGTGACGTGACGGCCAAGCTGCGCGAGGGCACGGACGAGACGGACATCCGCGTGCGCCTGCGCGAGGAGGACCGCGCCACGCCGGAGCGCGTGCGCCAGTTGATGATCTCCACGCCCAAGGGCCTGCACCAGGTGACGGACGTGGCGGAGGTGTCGCTCAAGGACGGCCCCAGCGTCATCGAGCACGAGAACCGCGAGCGCCAGGTGGCCGTCGTGTCCCAGCTGGCCAAGGGCGCCGCGCTGGGTGACGTGGCCACGAAGTTGAAGGCCGCCATCGCGGAGAAGCCGCTGCCGCCCGGCTACGCCATCGTCTACG
The sequence above is drawn from the Corallococcus sp. NCRR genome and encodes:
- a CDS encoding rhomboid family intramembrane serine protease encodes the protein MIPISDDNPTLRTPVMTYLLLAAIGLTWVFFQGAGFNMVRLATSICELGLVPGELTGRAPLGQAVPLGDGLACVVDNEAINRLTPLTSMFLHGSWGHILGNVLFFWVFGNNIEDSMGRLRFLVFYLVCGLVAAAAHVAVDPTSPVPTVGASGAIAGVLGAYLVLYPRVRVNMLFIIFILIRVFPIPAWAVLVWWFVLQVITGLPQLMTLRPEVSGGVAVWAHIGGFVAGMVLIKLFENPRYTSQRTTWRHRMHPNHP
- the rnz gene encoding ribonuclease Z; protein product: MSLLRLTFLGTSAAQPTLHRGLSGLAVKAHADLLLFDCGEGTQRQMVRFGTGFTVDAAFFTHFHADHYLGIIGFLRTLGMMGRTAPMHLYGPPPARRLLHQAVHLGLESLAFPIEIHELKDGDTVRRNGYTVQAVGVDHRIHALGYVLAEDSRPGRFHLEKARELGVPEGPSFGKLQKGESVTLPDGRVVKPEDVLGESRSGRRLVISGDTRPCPSLVQAAKDADLLVHESTFSDDEQARALETRHSTAREAAQVARDAGAKRLILTHLSSRHDTDPGRLLTQAREAFKGPVEVAFDGLTVELPLRD
- a CDS encoding DUF2293 domain-containing protein, with protein sequence MPDSLTVGPTADPRRVKAQDGRLLTVPDGWALLPPGDAGLTRRVKAAGPSWTVVEKVGRKLFSRGVWAPEAHIVHAKAALEDERATPAYAKKLAQGRERRAKEQAEYEVDFANAVLRFLAFSPAWLPHAKRLAVMVAGHATPVGSGTVARTERIPIERRAEAAVIAWMRHQTTSYDDMRIARVKGARREVRRELAEVSRAILDLHRRDAPHAPPGCPLCSALLRPPPTRPSDS
- a CDS encoding TetR/AcrR family transcriptional regulator; this translates as MPRHADPKARSALIASARVEFAKRGVKGARISDITAASGLSKGAFYLHFPSKEALFAALVEGFLEALEVLATKRMSCMERFRADHGGLPGPGDVAARSERYVDFLRVEAALDVEMLELMWEQRELVTALIVGSQGTAFESVMWDVVDREVERIAREFHHLRGQQPDTPDVDPSLFGSFVVGTYLLLARRMGRLTQKPDLAAWAVGLQRLMHEGSLPREAVPATPAAVARPSSPPSTRRCHARADHPHRPPRKRP
- a CDS encoding efflux RND transporter periplasmic adaptor subunit; its protein translation is MKPSTKPSASRALTALGMAAALSLSGCDKADAASSAPAAAAGQEKPAPAVKVVSARGVQASQSEEVTGTLYPAQGLQVGFEVGGRLEAVRIHKGQAVKKGDTLAQLNSEIADAQVAGAEAAVAAAEAAASMAKDAAERTEKLSTGGGVSDQQHKNAVAAAAQAQAQVMAAKAQLAQARASRRRHDLKAPFAGTLIESPDQTGATVGPGSPLFTLEQLDTLIFRTTVAEGARALLKPGTKVRVAALGNGASTDEAVVRTILPSADPTTRRIPVEIAVPNADGRFVAHTLARAMLKLGETQEAQLLPTTALSSSNGDHVLVVSDGALQRVDVQVLERRDREVVVRAAAVLQQVVDYPTPSLTPGTRVSVK